One genomic segment of Streptomyces niveus includes these proteins:
- the hisB gene encoding imidazoleglycerol-phosphate dehydratase HisB yields the protein MSRIGRVERTTKETSVVVELDLDGTGKVEVSTGVGFYDHMLDQLGRHGLFDLTVKTEGDLHIDSHHTIEDTALALGAAFKQALGDKVGIYRFGNCTVPLDESLAQVTVDLSGRPYLVHTEPESMAPMIGSYDTTMTRHILESFVAQAQIALHVHVPYGRNAHHIVECQFKALARALRYASERDPRAVGILPSTKGAL from the coding sequence ATGAGCCGTATCGGCCGCGTGGAACGAACGACCAAGGAGACCTCGGTCGTTGTCGAGCTCGACCTCGACGGCACGGGCAAGGTGGAGGTGTCGACGGGCGTCGGCTTCTACGACCACATGCTCGACCAGCTCGGCAGGCACGGCCTCTTCGACCTCACGGTCAAGACCGAGGGCGATCTGCACATCGACTCGCACCACACCATCGAGGACACCGCCCTCGCCCTCGGCGCGGCCTTCAAGCAGGCGCTCGGCGACAAGGTCGGCATCTACCGCTTCGGCAACTGCACCGTCCCGCTGGACGAATCGCTCGCCCAGGTCACCGTGGACCTCTCCGGCCGCCCCTACCTGGTGCACACCGAGCCGGAGTCCATGGCGCCGATGATCGGCAGCTACGACACGACGATGACCCGGCACATCCTGGAGTCGTTCGTCGCCCAGGCACAGATCGCGCTGCACGTGCACGTCCCGTACGGGCGCAACGCGCACCACATCGTGGAGTGCCAGTTCAAGGCCCTCGCCCGCGCCCTGCGGTACGCGAGTGAGCGCGACCCGCGCGCCGTCGGCATCCTCCCGTCCACGAAGGGCGCCCTGTAA
- the hisD gene encoding histidinol dehydrogenase, producing MISRIDLRGDALPEGGALRGLLPRAEFDVEAALAKVRPICEDVRHRGTAALIEYAAEFDGVTLDRVRVPAEALTRALDDLDPAVRAGLEESIRRARVVHRAQRRTEHTTQVVPGGKVTEKWVPVGRVGLYAPGGRAVYPSSVIMNVVPAQEAGVGSIALASPPQKEFGGLPHPTILAACALLGVDEVYAAGGAQAVAMFAYGTTGPDGCPPADMVTGPGNIWVTAAKRYFAGRIGIDTEAGPTEIAVLADATADPVHVAADLISQAEHDPLAAAVLVTDSAELADAVEKELVPQTAATKHVEERIAPALSGKQSAIVLVDGVEEGLRVVDAYGAEHLEIQTADAAAVAARVRNAGAIFVGPYAPVSLGDYCAGSNHVLPTGGCACHSSGLSVQSFLRGIHIVDYTRDALADVAHHVVTLAEAEDLPAHGAAVKARFGWKLPSVPASSGEVSGE from the coding sequence GTGATCTCACGAATCGATCTGCGCGGCGACGCCCTCCCCGAGGGCGGCGCGCTGCGCGGCCTGCTGCCCCGTGCCGAGTTCGACGTGGAAGCCGCCCTCGCGAAGGTGCGGCCCATCTGCGAGGACGTACGCCATCGCGGCACGGCGGCGCTGATCGAGTACGCGGCCGAGTTCGACGGCGTCACCCTGGACCGGGTACGGGTCCCCGCCGAAGCCCTCACGCGGGCCCTCGATGACCTGGATCCCGCCGTACGGGCCGGGCTGGAGGAGTCGATCCGGCGGGCCCGCGTCGTCCACCGGGCCCAGCGGCGCACGGAGCACACCACCCAGGTCGTGCCCGGCGGCAAGGTGACCGAGAAGTGGGTGCCGGTCGGCCGCGTCGGGCTCTACGCGCCCGGCGGACGCGCCGTGTACCCGTCGTCCGTGATCATGAACGTGGTCCCGGCGCAGGAAGCGGGCGTCGGCTCGATCGCGCTCGCCTCACCTCCCCAGAAGGAGTTCGGCGGCCTGCCGCACCCGACGATCCTCGCCGCCTGCGCGCTGCTCGGCGTCGACGAGGTGTACGCGGCCGGCGGCGCCCAGGCCGTCGCGATGTTCGCCTACGGCACGACCGGCCCCGACGGCTGTCCGCCCGCCGACATGGTCACCGGACCCGGCAACATCTGGGTCACCGCCGCCAAGCGCTACTTCGCCGGCCGTATCGGCATCGACACCGAGGCCGGCCCGACCGAGATCGCCGTCCTCGCGGACGCCACCGCCGACCCGGTGCACGTCGCCGCCGATCTGATCAGCCAGGCCGAGCACGACCCGCTCGCCGCCGCCGTACTCGTCACCGACTCCGCCGAACTGGCCGACGCGGTCGAGAAGGAACTGGTGCCGCAGACCGCCGCCACCAAGCACGTCGAGGAGCGCATCGCGCCCGCCCTCTCGGGCAAGCAGTCCGCGATCGTGCTGGTCGACGGCGTGGAGGAGGGCCTGCGGGTCGTCGATGCGTACGGCGCCGAGCACCTGGAGATCCAGACCGCCGACGCCGCCGCCGTCGCCGCCCGGGTCCGCAACGCGGGCGCGATCTTCGTGGGGCCGTACGCCCCGGTCTCGCTCGGCGACTACTGCGCCGGCTCCAACCACGTCCTGCCGACCGGCGGGTGCGCCTGCCACTCCTCGGGGCTCTCCGTCCAGTCCTTCCTGCGCGGCATCCACATCGTCGACTACACGCGCGACGCGCTCGCCGACGTCGCCCACCACGTCGTCACGCTCGCCGAGGCCGAGGACCTGCCCGCGCACGGCGCGGCGGTCAAGGCGCGTTTCGGCTGGAAACTGCCGTCCGTACCGGCGTCCTCGGGGGAGGTGTCCGGCGAATGA
- a CDS encoding histidinol-phosphate transaminase, which yields MTDIDDLPVRDELRGKSPYGAPQLDVPVHLNTNENPYPLPEPLVERITERVREAARGLNRYPDRDAVELRTELAAYLRRTAGDLPLTAANVWAANGSNEVIQQLLQTFGGPGRTAIGFEPSYSMHHLIARGTSTAWVSGPRNEDFTIDVAAAERAVAEHRPDVVFVTTPNNPTGSAVDAATVLRLYDAAQAARPSLVVVDEAYVEFSHHPSLLPLLAGRPNLVVSRTMSKAFGAAGLRLGYLAADPAVVDAVQLVRLPYHLSAITQATALAALEHTDTLLGYVEQLKKERDRLVTELRAMGFDVTDSDANFVQFGRFEDAHRAWRTILDQGVLVRDNGVPGRLRVTAGTPSENDAFLDAVRKLTKEQSA from the coding sequence ATGACGGACATCGACGACCTGCCCGTTCGTGACGAACTGCGCGGCAAGTCCCCCTACGGGGCGCCCCAGCTGGACGTCCCCGTCCACCTCAACACCAACGAGAACCCGTACCCGCTGCCCGAACCGCTCGTCGAGCGGATCACCGAGCGGGTCCGGGAGGCGGCGCGCGGGCTCAACCGCTACCCCGACCGGGACGCGGTCGAACTGCGTACCGAACTGGCCGCGTATCTGCGCCGCACCGCCGGGGACCTCCCGCTCACCGCCGCCAACGTCTGGGCGGCCAACGGCTCCAACGAGGTCATCCAGCAACTGCTCCAGACCTTCGGCGGCCCCGGCCGTACCGCGATCGGCTTCGAGCCCTCGTACTCGATGCACCACCTCATCGCGCGCGGCACCAGCACCGCCTGGGTCTCCGGGCCCCGCAACGAGGACTTCACCATCGACGTGGCCGCCGCCGAGCGCGCCGTCGCCGAGCACCGGCCCGACGTCGTCTTCGTCACCACCCCCAACAACCCCACCGGCAGCGCGGTCGACGCCGCGACCGTCCTGCGGCTGTACGACGCGGCGCAGGCCGCCCGTCCCTCGCTGGTCGTCGTGGACGAGGCGTACGTCGAGTTCAGCCACCACCCCTCGCTGCTGCCGCTGCTCGCGGGCCGGCCGAACCTCGTCGTGTCCCGCACGATGTCCAAGGCCTTCGGCGCCGCCGGACTGCGGCTCGGCTATCTCGCCGCCGACCCCGCCGTGGTCGACGCCGTACAGCTGGTGCGCCTGCCGTACCACCTCTCCGCCATCACCCAGGCCACCGCGCTCGCCGCTTTGGAGCACACCGATACGCTGCTCGGATATGTCGAACAGCTCAAGAAGGAGCGGGACCGGCTGGTCACCGAGCTGCGGGCGATGGGCTTCGACGTCACCGACTCGGACGCCAACTTCGTGCAGTTCGGCCGCTTCGAGGACGCGCACCGGGCCTGGCGGACCATCCTCGACCAGGGCGTGCTGGTGCGCGACAACGGCGTCCCGGGCCGGCTGCGGGTCACCGCGGGCACCCCGTCCGAGAACGACGCGTTCCTCGACGCGGTACGTAAATTGACGAAGGAGCAGAGCGCATGA
- the hisH gene encoding imidazole glycerol phosphate synthase subunit HisH: MTKNVVVLDYGFGNVRSAERAVARAGAEVEITRDFDRAMNADGLIVPGVGAFSACMEGLRAARGDWIVGRRLAGGRPVLGICVGMQILFERGIEHGVETEGLDEWPGTVGPLTAPTVPHMGWNTVEAPEDSLLFAGLDPGERYYFVHSYAVHDWTLEVTNPKIRAPRVTWSRHGEPFVAAVENGALWATQFHPEKSGDAGAQLLSNWIGTF, encoded by the coding sequence ATGACCAAGAACGTCGTCGTCCTCGACTACGGCTTCGGCAACGTCCGTTCCGCCGAGCGCGCGGTCGCCCGCGCGGGGGCGGAGGTCGAGATCACCCGTGACTTCGACAGGGCCATGAACGCCGACGGGCTCATCGTGCCCGGCGTCGGTGCCTTCTCCGCCTGTATGGAAGGGCTCCGCGCGGCACGCGGCGACTGGATCGTCGGCCGCCGGCTCGCGGGCGGACGCCCCGTACTCGGCATCTGCGTCGGCATGCAGATCCTCTTCGAGCGCGGCATCGAGCACGGCGTGGAGACCGAAGGCCTCGACGAATGGCCGGGCACCGTGGGCCCCCTCACCGCGCCGACCGTCCCCCACATGGGATGGAACACCGTCGAGGCGCCCGAGGACAGCCTGCTCTTCGCCGGACTCGACCCCGGCGAGCGCTACTACTTCGTGCACTCCTACGCCGTCCACGACTGGACCCTCGAAGTCACCAACCCCAAGATCCGCGCCCCGAGGGTCACCTGGTCCCGGCACGGCGAGCCGTTCGTGGCCGCCGTGGAGAACGGTGCACTGTGGGCCACGCAGTTCCACCCCGAGAAGTCCGGCGACGCCGGAGCCCAGCTGCTGTCCAACTGGATCGGAACCTTCTGA